The DNA sequence GAATGAGAGGAGTAATTTCCTCTTGGAAATAGTGGCGTAAGTTAGCTTGAAGTTTGGCTGAAAACTTATCGGTGCTTTCTTCCAACAAAGCTGTATTTATTGGCGTTGGCTTCAATCTTAGTCCCATCAATAAAGAGACAATCCAAAGTAACCAACTCTTCCATTTTCAAACGAAGATTGAGGTCAATGAACAAATCACGAATGAGTTTCTCCATACCAGATGCCACTCGAAAACGATTGATGGTGCGGTAGGAAACCACCAGTTGTCCTGTCAGATACTGCATGGCGATATTTTCTACCATCATTTTTTCGATTTTACGCCCAGAGAAAATTCCTTGCGTATAAGCAAACAGTAAAGAAGCTAGGAGCATTTTAGGATGGTAGGATGGGCGCCCATAGTCGTGGTAAAAGGTGTCAAAGTTACTATCATCAAGCGCATGAACCACCTTTTCAATTGTAAACACCAGGTGATTGGAGGGCAACAAGGAACGCGTTTCTAGTGGTAAAGTGGTTTGATTTGTGTTATAGTGAATATACATGGGGTAGCCTTTCTAGTAGGTTTTAGTCAACTCTATTTTATCAAGGCTAGCTCACTAAAGCAAAAAGCAACGGCATCAAAACCGTTGCTTTTTGTCTGCCGCGGAACAGGTTTTGTCCCAGACTCCTTTCCTATAAATAGTCTTCAAGACATAGATTGGGCTGCCTCTTCTAGAACGGCCATAACAGTCCGGCTATGTTCCAAGGCTTTTCGACTGCTAGCCAAGTCTCGTTCAGCAATAATCTTTTCAAAGGCAACAAATTCATCATACATCCGGTGATGAGGGTTGATCTGACTGATATCTATTGGTTCTTGCCCGTTGAGGGTTAAAACAATCTGGGGCAGACTGTTAGTTGGGCCCAGAATCGTCAGTGAGCCCTTATCCCCTTGAAATGTTGAACGAATCTCTGCAGAGCAGTCCTTGGCTCCAATACTAACAGCCTTAAAAGAACCATAGTCCATAACCAAGATCCCTGAGGTATCTACACCTCTTTCCATATTGGCTAAGTAGTTAACCTGCTCAGGCTGACCCAAAAGACCGACCAAGAGGTGGATGTTATAGATATTAAGATCCCGCAGAGCACCTCCTCCCATAGCAGGATTAAAGGCAGGGGCAATGTCTCCCCTCTTAAAGGCATCGTAGCGGGAGGAATACTGGGAGTAATTGACGTTGGCAATTTTAAGGTCACCGATTTTAGCTAAATTATCCTTCAAAACTTGGAAATTTGACAGATACTGATTGGTGATAGCTTCAAGAAGGATAAGCCCTTGCTTCTCTGCTTCTTGGTATAAATTTTCTAGCTGATCTGCTTCCATAGTAAAAGGTTTCTCACAAATGACATGCTTTCCTGCCTTAAGAGCTTTTTGGGCATAATCGTAGTGGGTGTGGTTGGGGGTGCCAATATAAACCGTATCCACAGCTTCGTTGGCCAGAATTTCTGAAAAATCACTGCTTGCCTGACTCATGCCGTAGTCTTTAGCCAAGGCTTGAGCCTTATCTAGGGACCGCGGAGTAGACATAATGGCTACCAATTCAATGCCATCAATAGTTTGTAAAACAGGTAGGACTTCTTTGACAATCATTCCAGTCCCTAAAAGTGCTAAATGCATAAGCTGCCTCCTTATTTCAAATACTTGACCAGCTCAGACCTATAATCGACCAAAAGCTGACTTGTATAAACTTTTTCATCTTGAGAGTTTTTAACCTTTTGCCAAAGAAGGGCTGCAACCTTCATTGGCTCCTGATAGGCTTGCGACATGGGGTCCTGACGAAAATCCTTGACAAAACGGTTCCACTGGTAAGATTTTTCCTCTGGTGTCTCCTGTGAAACTAACTGGGGATTTTCTAAGACTGCCATCAAATCTGCAACGGTCGCTTCCTTGTCTTCCAGCCGCTCCACCTCTCTTAACTTAATGGCCATGACTTTTTTAAAGGTGAATTTTTCTAGACCGTAGTAGTTGGCAAAGAACTGACGGGCTTCCTTATTCAGCTTAAAACCACTGTCTAGGAGTTTGGTCTTTGGGCTAATCTGGTCAGCCTTTAAACCAGATCCGGACTTGGCTCGTCTCACTCGTTTAATCTGATTAGCTGATTTGCCCTGCAAAAATTGCTCAATATAGGCTGTCAACTCAGCTTTAGTCCCATAGCTGGGTAATTGATAATCACGGCAAATAGCTTCTAGCTCTGTCTTATACCAATAATAGGAAAGAAAATCCTCAGCGCTCAAGTCAGGGCTAAATTCAGGCCTCTGCACCATAATTAATACCTCCGATTCATCACCTTCATTATAACAAAAGGGAATGGAATCAACCCAAAAATAAAAAATTTTAGTTCCCACCACGTTCTGGTTTTAAAGTGGTGACTTTTATAAAAAGGTCTCTCCCAGACCTTGTGAGGTTTGAAATAATATGGACGATGTTTATCATCACATTTGCTTAAGTTTTCCGCTTTGGCCTTGTGGCAAAAGGAAAACCAGCCAGCATTGGTTCATTAAGGCTGGGAAAAGTATCCCAGCCTTCTATTTTTTTGCAGTAATAGCAGTTTGACGCAGTGGTTGGGAGTCCTTATCTTGGGGTGCAGTCCCATTTTCAAACACCCCCTTAAACAGTCCACTGGACTGTTTAACTACTCCGCAATTGTTAGCGGCCATCCTAATCAACTGTGCGGAGGTGAGACTTTTTGGCCTATCCAACAAGTCTTGCTCCCAAGTACTGCGCCAAGAGTTTATTCCACAACAGAAATACTGGACAAATTTTCGCCCAGACTCTTGCGAACAGCATCTAAAAATTTCTTTACTTATCAATGCCTTTCATATATTTTTTGGCATAGTCTTCATAATCAGGCTTTTTGGTTTTATTCATCACCATGACTAATTCCCCTTTCAGCTTATCATCATTATCAGTAGGCTGAATCATGAGAGCCGTCTTCTTATCCTTTTCAGGGAAAAAGATTGTATAGTCTTCACCTTTGACCGTAATACTCAGATAACGATTACCGTTAATTGTTCCCTTACCGGCATATTTATAGGTAATGCTATCGCCATCCACCTTCAAAGACTTACTTGTGACTGTCATCGTCATATTATTACCAGCAGAGTCTTGAACTTGCCACTCTCCTTGTAAATCTGATTTACTGATGCCACAACCAGCCAAGATTAAAAGGGCAGTGGTTAAGAGGCTTACTAATAGTGCAGTTCTTTTTTTCATCATAAACTCCTTTCAAGTAGACACTATTTTTCTAACAGCACTATTATAACACAATTTAAGATTTTTTAAAGTTTTTCTTTGAGATAACTTCCGTATCTTGCTAAGACAATATCAGACACAAAAAAATTCAAGGAAAGAAAAACTAAAATCTAACGTTCGATTTCGAAATGGAGAATTTTTCAGCTCAAGAGACTAACTACCCTTCAGAAATTTTGGCCCTCCGCCATTCTAACAGCTATCAGTATTGTACTACTAACCCACTTTTCTCATTTTTTTCTGACTTAGTGTAAGGCTAAAAAGTCCAATAGCTCTTAAGTTAGAAATTGAGTTGGTATAATCAGTTCCTCCCAAAAAAACAATACACAAAAGACACCAAGCCGCTTAAATACTGCAGTAATCGCACAGTTATTCACATCCAAGGGCACAAAAGAGCAAAAAAATAGACGCTCCTACAATTGAAACGTCTAAAAATATGCAGTCAGGAAAATAAGCGTAGCTTTCTTAGACATAAGTCCCTCTACCTCGTATACCAGCTGAAGCCTGTTTTTCATAATAGCTGGCTGCTGTGATCGCAGTAAAAAATTCAAATAGCCTTAGGTTTATCGACTTTTACATTTAGGTATTACATTACAGCAAGTCTTAACAGGAAACAATTGTCACTCAACAGTATACCTAGCGTCTGATAAAATACGAGCCAGAAAACGACGCGTTCGCTCTTCTTTAGGAGAGGAGAAAAACTCCCTAGGGGCTGCTGATTCAATAATATGTCCACCATCCATAAAGACAACATGATTAGCGACATCCCTAGCAAAACTCATTTCGTGTGTCACTACAATCATGGTAATTCCTTCCTCA is a window from the Streptococcus criceti HS-6 genome containing:
- a CDS encoding Gfo/Idh/MocA family protein; translated protein: MHLALLGTGMIVKEVLPVLQTIDGIELVAIMSTPRSLDKAQALAKDYGMSQASSDFSEILANEAVDTVYIGTPNHTHYDYAQKALKAGKHVICEKPFTMEADQLENLYQEAEKQGLILLEAITNQYLSNFQVLKDNLAKIGDLKIANVNYSQYSSRYDAFKRGDIAPAFNPAMGGGALRDLNIYNIHLLVGLLGQPEQVNYLANMERGVDTSGILVMDYGSFKAVSIGAKDCSAEIRSTFQGDKGSLTILGPTNSLPQIVLTLNGQEPIDISQINPHHRMYDEFVAFEKIIAERDLASSRKALEHSRTVMAVLEEAAQSMS
- a CDS encoding SAP domain-containing protein; translation: MVQRPEFSPDLSAEDFLSYYWYKTELEAICRDYQLPSYGTKAELTAYIEQFLQGKSANQIKRVRRAKSGSGLKADQISPKTKLLDSGFKLNKEARQFFANYYGLEKFTFKKVMAIKLREVERLEDKEATVADLMAVLENPQLVSQETPEEKSYQWNRFVKDFRQDPMSQAYQEPMKVAALLWQKVKNSQDEKVYTSQLLVDYRSELVKYLK